The Streptomyces sp. TLI_105 DNA segment AGGCCGGTGGCGGCGGCCACGCCGGTGAGCAGCGGGAGCCAGCCCCAGCGGTGGACGGGCACGGCGGGCTTGAGGAGGACGGAGAGGAAGAGCCCGGAGCGCGCGGGCGCGGTCCAGGTGCGGTCGAGCCGACCGCGGCCCGAGGTCTGCTCCTCGGCCACGAGCACGGCGCCTTCGGGCAGTTCGTCGGCCCGGGCGGCGAGGTCGCTGTTGGTGGAGCCGGTGCTGCCGACCACGTCGAGGGAGGTCCACAGGCCGTCGGGGAGGACGAGCGCGCGGCGCAGCGCGGGGGCGTTCAACGGGGGCCGGTCGAGGTCGGACCAGGGTCCGCCGGAGCCTTGGGAGGTCGTCATGCAAGCCAGACTAGGTGTGGCAAAGACCGCAGTGCCGAACCGTACCGCCGTCGATACGCTACGGATCAGTAGGCCAGCAGTAGCCCATTCGTAGTCAACGAACCCCCCGTGACCAGGCAGGGAGCCGCATCCCGATGTCCGAGCCGGCAGAGCAGTACGAGATCGACATTCACACGACCGCGGGCAAGATCGCGGACCTCAAGCGCCGTATCGACGAGGCCACGCACGCCGGCTCGGAGCGCGCGGTGGAGAAGCAGCACGCCAAGGGCAAGCTGACCGCGCGCGAGCGGATCGCCCTGCTCCTGGACGAGGATTCGTTCGTGGAGCTGGACGAGCTGGCCCGGCACCGCTCGACCAACTTCGGTCTGGAGAAGAACCGGCCGTACGGAGACGGTGTCGTCACCGGCTACGGCACGGTGGACGGCCGTCCGGTCGCGGTGTTCTCGCAGGACTTCACCGTCTTCGGCGGTGCGCTGGGCGAGACGTACGGCCAGAAGATCATCAAGGTGATGGACTTCGCGCTGAAGACCGGCTGCCCGGTCGTCGGCATCAACGACTCCGGCGGTGCCCGCATCCAGGAGGGCGTGAGCGCGCTCGGCATGTACGGCGAGATCTTCCGCCGCAACACCCACGCCTCCGGGGTGATCCCGCAGATCTCCCTGATCGTGGGCCCCGCCGCGGGCGGCGCGGTGTACTCCCCCGCGATCACCGACTTCACGGTGATGGTGGACCAGACCTCGCACATGTTCATCACCGGTCCCGACGTCATCAAGACGGTGACCGGCGAGGACGTGGGCTTCGAGGAGCTGGGCGGCGCCCGGACGCACAACTCGACGTCCGGCGTGGCGCACCACATGGCGGGTGACGAGAAGGACGCGATCGAGTACGTCAAGTCCCTGCTCTCGTACCTCCCGTCGAACAATCTCTCGGAGCCGCCGGCCTTCCCGGAGGTCGCGGAGACCGGGGTGACGGACGAGGACCGGGAGCTCGACACGCTGGTCCCGGACTCGGCGAACCAGCCGTACGACATGCACCGGGTCATCGAGCACGTCCTGGACGACGGCGAGTTCCTGGAGACGCAGGCGCTGTTCGCGCCGAACATCGTGACCGGCTTCGGCCGCGTCGAGGGCTTCCCGGTGGGCGTGGTCGCCAACCAGCCGATGCAGTTCGCCGGCTGCCTGGACATCGACGCCTCGGAGAAGGCCGCGCGGTTCGTCCGCACCTGCGACGCCTTCAACATCCCGGTGCTGACGTTCGTGGACGTGCCGGGCTTCCTGCCGGGCGTGGACCAGGAGTACGGCGGCATCATCCGGCGCGGCGCGAAGCTGATCTACGCGTACGCGGAGGCGACGGTCCCGCTGATCACGGTCATCACGCGCAAGGCCTTCGGCGGCGCGTACGACGTCATGGGCTCCAAGCACCTGGGCGCCGACCTGAACCTGGCGTGGCCGACGGCGCAGATCGCGGTCATGGGCGCGCAGGGCGCGGTCAACATCCTGCACCGCCGGACCATCGCGGAGGCGGAGGCGAACGGCGAGGACGTGGAGGCGGTGCGCGCCCGGCTCATCCGGGAGTACGAGGACACCCTCCTCAACCCGTACACCGCCGCCGAGCGCGGCTACATCGACGGCGTGATCCTGCCCTCCGACACCCGCCCGCAGATCGTCAAGGGCCTGCGTCAGCTCCGTACGAAGCGGGAATCCCTGCCTCCGAAGAAGCACGGCAACATCCCGCTCTAGCCCGTCCGGACCCTCAAGGAGCCGACATGATCAAGGTCGTACGAGGCAACCCGACTCCGGAGGAGTTGGCCGCCGCACTGGCGGTGGTTCAAGCCCGGGCCGCGGCCACGGCGGCGGCGTCCGCCGAGGCGGGCGGCCCGGCGGTACCGGAGGGGTGGTCGGATCCCTCCCGTATCGCGCGGGCGGTGCGGCAGCGGCCGGGCCCGCGGGCCTGGGCGCGGTCGTACTGGCCCGTGTAGCCGTCGCGGCATGCGAAAGGCCGGACCCCTTGTGCGGGAGGTCCGGCCTTTCGCATGCCGCTTCCTCACGCTCGCGCACGGCGCAGGAAGAGGCCGGAGAGCACGGCTCCGGCGGCGACGATCGCGGCGTTGACGAGGACCGCGCGGCCGATGCCGTCGAGGAGCACGGGCGCGGTGACGACGACGGCGCTCATGACCGGCGTGCCCATGGTGATGCCGATCTGCTGGGTCATGGTCGCCAGTCCGGTCGCCATGCCCTGCTCGCCGTCGGGGAGGCCGGAGGTGGCGGTGACCATGAAGCCGACGATCGCGAGCATGTTGCCGACGCCGCCGGCGAAGGTCGCGGCGAGCAGCAGCGCGAGGCCGCCGCGGTCGTCGAGGCCGTACAGGGCGAGCGTGGCGGCGGCCTGGAGGAGTCCGCCGGAGACGAGGGCGGCGCGGGCACCGAAGCGGCCGATGAAGCGGGAGGCGGCCACTCCGCCGAGGACCGTGCCGGCGCCGAGGACGCCGAAGGAGAGGCCGGCGGCGAGCGGGGAGAAGCCCAGGACGTCCTGGAGGTACAGGGTCATCAGGAAGACCAGGGAGGTCTCGGTGACGAAGGCGACGAGCCCGGCGAGGTTGCCCCAGACGACCGTGCGGCGCTTCAGGACGTGGATCGGGACGAGGGGCGAGGCGGACCGCCGTTCGACGAGGACGAAGGCGGCGAGGAGTACGGCGCCGACCGCGAGGGAGACGAGCGCCGTGGGGTCGGTCCAGCCGTGCTCGCCGGTGACGGTCAGGCCGTAGACGAGGGCGAGGAGTCCGCCGGTGACGGTGACGGCGCCGGGGACGTCGAGGCGGGGCCGGACGGCGGGGCGGCTCTCCTTCAGGACGGCGGGGGCGACGAGGAGCACGGCGAGGGCCACCGGGACGTTGACGAGGAAGGCCCAGCGCCAGGAGAGCAGGTCGGTGAGGACGCCTCCGAGGATCGCGCCGGTGGTGAAGCCCGCGGACATGAGGGCGCCGTTCAGTCCCAGTGCCTTGGCCCGCAGCGGGCCCTCCGGGAAGGAGGAGGTGAGCAGGGAGAGCCCGGCGGGGGTGACGGCGGCGGTGGCGAGGCCCTGGGCGACGCGGGCGGCCATCAGCATCTCGGGGCCGGTGGCGAGGCCTCCGGCGAGGGAGGAGACGCCGAGGACGGCCATGCCGCCGAGGAAGAGGCGGCGGCGTCCGACCAGGTCGGCGACACGCCCGAAGAGGAGGGTGAATCCGGCGGCGGCGAGGGCGAAGGCGGTGGCGATCCACTGGAGGCCGCCGAGGGTGAAGCCGAGTCCCTCGCCGATGACGGGCAGGGCGACGTTCAGGATCGAGAAGTCGACGGCCAGCATGAACTGGGCGAGGAGGAGGACGACGAGGACGAGCCGCATCCGTCCGGTCATCCGGGCTTCGGCGGGGTCCTTGGAGGCAGAGGTGGAGGTGGACGTGGGGAGATCGAGGGCGGCCATGCGTACGACCCCTTAATGGGAGGTAAGTTCCGTTAAGATGTCCCGTACCGTAGCAGAGTCGATGGC contains these protein-coding regions:
- a CDS encoding acyl-CoA carboxylase subunit beta, yielding MSEPAEQYEIDIHTTAGKIADLKRRIDEATHAGSERAVEKQHAKGKLTARERIALLLDEDSFVELDELARHRSTNFGLEKNRPYGDGVVTGYGTVDGRPVAVFSQDFTVFGGALGETYGQKIIKVMDFALKTGCPVVGINDSGGARIQEGVSALGMYGEIFRRNTHASGVIPQISLIVGPAAGGAVYSPAITDFTVMVDQTSHMFITGPDVIKTVTGEDVGFEELGGARTHNSTSGVAHHMAGDEKDAIEYVKSLLSYLPSNNLSEPPAFPEVAETGVTDEDRELDTLVPDSANQPYDMHRVIEHVLDDGEFLETQALFAPNIVTGFGRVEGFPVGVVANQPMQFAGCLDIDASEKAARFVRTCDAFNIPVLTFVDVPGFLPGVDQEYGGIIRRGAKLIYAYAEATVPLITVITRKAFGGAYDVMGSKHLGADLNLAWPTAQIAVMGAQGAVNILHRRTIAEAEANGEDVEAVRARLIREYEDTLLNPYTAAERGYIDGVILPSDTRPQIVKGLRQLRTKRESLPPKKHGNIPL
- a CDS encoding acyl-CoA carboxylase epsilon subunit; this translates as MIKVVRGNPTPEELAAALAVVQARAAATAAASAEAGGPAVPEGWSDPSRIARAVRQRPGPRAWARSYWPV
- a CDS encoding MFS transporter — encoded protein: MAALDLPTSTSTSASKDPAEARMTGRMRLVLVVLLLAQFMLAVDFSILNVALPVIGEGLGFTLGGLQWIATAFALAAAGFTLLFGRVADLVGRRRLFLGGMAVLGVSSLAGGLATGPEMLMAARVAQGLATAAVTPAGLSLLTSSFPEGPLRAKALGLNGALMSAGFTTGAILGGVLTDLLSWRWAFLVNVPVALAVLLVAPAVLKESRPAVRPRLDVPGAVTVTGGLLALVYGLTVTGEHGWTDPTALVSLAVGAVLLAAFVLVERRSASPLVPIHVLKRRTVVWGNLAGLVAFVTETSLVFLMTLYLQDVLGFSPLAAGLSFGVLGAGTVLGGVAASRFIGRFGARAALVSGGLLQAAATLALYGLDDRGGLALLLAATFAGGVGNMLAIVGFMVTATSGLPDGEQGMATGLATMTQQIGITMGTPVMSAVVVTAPVLLDGIGRAVLVNAAIVAAGAVLSGLFLRRARA